The proteins below are encoded in one region of Xenopus laevis strain J_2021 chromosome 8L, Xenopus_laevis_v10.1, whole genome shotgun sequence:
- the LOC121396900 gene encoding uncharacterized protein LOC121396900 — MLGWIKCLYGEIVSKVQVNGWLTNEIEIKSGVRQGCPMSPVLFVYVIEPWIRMLKKDKVVSGVEIPGSGGRSVDVIAYMDDVTILCKSEAGLRRVKLLIDIFSLVSDFRVNMKKSVCKRFGEWKEKDLSQWEVCKGAIEVLGIKFSENINGRESWMVVLEKVNKKIGFWSLRVLSLEGKILIIKAVLIPILLYVNNVFPAPDRILRKIIRNIKLEKLKRQKIVKKKNKGGKNMVDIEKFLAVKYVSSCVVLSTKETLDIEKFLAVKYVSSCVVLSTKETLAGCMLKYLAGNSLRKFGLYETNLRKPVCFEGPWFYVRIERYIRRNELQGISKAEWMEKKKVIGIMEGRQELEVIGGLNEVESVNVWKNVSNKELTPRQKDIAWLAVHKCLPTREFQRRRRLVDSETCPREECRGVENVNHLMWECDFAKQVWRGLGKLIKGLTGVEWLTFNMMLYDLTNIEKGKARILWFIMCCVK, encoded by the exons ATGTTGGGATGGATAAAGTGTCTGTATGGGGAGATTGTTAGTAAGGTGCAAGTGAATGGGTGGCTAACAAATGAGATAGAGATAAAATCAGGTGTAAGGCAAGGATGCCCAATGTCACCAGTGCTTTTTGTATATGTAATTGAACCTTGGATAAGAATGTTAAAGAAAGACAAAGTAGTGAGTGGGGTGGAAATTCCTGGAAGTGGTGGGAGGAGTGTAGATGTGATTGCTTATATGGATGACGTGACTATATTGTGTAAGAGTGAGGCTGGTTTAAGACGTGTTAAATTATTGATTGATATTTTCAGTTTGGTGAGTG ATTTCAGAGTGAATATGAAGAAAAGTGTGTGTAAAAGATTTGGTGAGTGGAAAGAAAAAGATTTAAGTCAGTGGGAAGTGTGCAAGGGAGCAATTGAAGTGTTAGGGATTAAGTTCAGTGAGAATATTAATGGGAGAGAAAGTTGGATGGTGGTATTGGAGAAGGTGAATAAAAAAATTGGCTTTTGGTCACTGAGAGTGTTATCTTTGGAGGGAAAGATTTTGATAATAAAGGCTGTATTGATACCGATATTATTATACGTAAATAATGTGTTTCCTGCTCCAGATAGGATTCTTAGGAAAATCATTAGAAACATTAAGTTAGAAAAATTAAAGCgacagaaaattgtaaaaaagaaaaataaaggggGGAAGAATATGGTGGATATAGAAAAATTCTTAGCAGTAAAGTATGTAAGTTCATGTGTGGTTTTAAGTACAAAGGAGACTTTGGATATAGAAAAATTCTTAGCAGTAAAGTATGTAAGTTCATGTGTGGTTTTAAGTACAAAGGAGACTTTGGCTGGGTGTATGTTGAAGTATTTGGCAGGAAACTCTTTAAGAAAATTTGGTTTATATGAAACAAATTTAAGGAAGCCAGTGTGTTTTGAAGGTCCATGGTTCTATGTGAGAATAGAAAGGTATATAAGGAGAAATGAGTTGCAAGGTATATCAAAGGCTGAGTGGATGGAGAAAAAGAAAGTGATTGGCATTATGGAAGGGAGACAAGAATTGGAAGTAATTGGGGGACTGAATGAAGTAGAAAGTGTGAATGTGTGGAAAAATGTAAGCAATAAAGAACTTACTCCTAGGCAAAAAGATATAGCGTGGTTGGCGGTACATAAATGTTTACCTACGAGGGAATTTCAGAGGAGGAGAAGACTCGTCGATAGTGAAACGTGCCCTAGAGAAGAATGTAGAGGGGTGGAGAATGTAAACCATTTAATGTGGGAGTGTGATTTTGCCAAACAGGTGTGGAGAGGCTTAGGCAAATTAATAAAAGGACTGACTGGTGTGGAATGGTTGACATTTAATATGATGTTATATGATTTGACTAATATAGAGAAAGGGAAAGCAAGAATATTATGGTTTATAATGTGTTGTGTTAAGTAA